AGCACAAACTTTTTTGATTTTACTCTCATCTAATCCGTAATCTTTATTTGTGTGTAGCTTCCATTGGATACGTAATAGACTCCCATCGGTTACCCTTCAGTTACTCCACGAGTAACCGATGGGTAACCGATGGGTAACTGAAGGGTATCTAAAAGAGCCTTTATGTACTTTTTATTTTATTCTTTTTTAATCTATGTTTTCTATCGAAACATGTCTAAAATATCCCCTTATATTCGAGAATTAAATCTTTTTTTCGTTCAACGGATATATTTATGTCTGTGACAGGATGAATATTTGTTGATATATGTGCTTCTACTTTCTTGTTCCTTTTATAGACCTCGTAGTGTATGAGTCCTATTCATTTTCGTAGAGGAATAACAATTGAATGAATGATGCGATCAGATTGAGCATTCTATTAAGATCATAACCAACATAAGAAACATCATCCTGATAAAGTGATAAATCATTAAAAAAATACTCTATGTGCTGCGGTTGTAATAGGGTTTCATAATGCAGTAAAAAATGATTTGTAATAGCCTTTCTTTTGATTTTGTGGTAATGTAATATGATAATTGTTAATTTCTGTAGATTTTGTTAACTTTGTGATAATTAGTATGGTGTGAATTGACTGCTGCTGTGTGTAATAATAAAACAAACCTAAATGTTAAAAAGAAAAATCATTGTCACCTTATTAGCGATAGTTTCACTTATTGTGATTTCTATCCTATTCAGTGTCTCTATTTCTAGTACAGCTCCGAAACCTAAGGATGTTGAGACAGTTGAAAAAGTTATTTATGTTCATGCTATTCCTGTAGCATACAACGAATTGCAATCTCCACTGAAAGAACAGGGACGTGTTCTTTCAAAAAATATTGTCTTACTAACAGCCGAAGCATCAGGGAAGTTGATGATTGGGGATATTCCTCTGAAGAAAGGGGCCACATTCAATAAGTCTCAAATGTTGTATCATCTTTACGATAAAGAAGATAAACTAGCATTAAAAGCTCAAAAGAGTGAGTTTTTAACTATTGTCGCACGTATGTTGCCTGATATTAGAGTGGACTTTCCTGAAAGTAATGAGTTTATTGAGAACTTTTATCGTGCAATAGATTTAGACAAACCTTTGCCAGAGTTGTCCATGTTAAAAATTGAGAGAAATGATAAACTAAAAACCTTTCTCGCAACTCGTAATTTTCTAAATACTTACTTCCGCATTAAGCAAAATGAACTGCGTGTTTCTCGTTTTGAAAGTTTTGCTCCTTTTAATGGTACTTTTTTGTCAGTGAATGTAGAAGTGGGTGGATATGTGAACCCTGGACAAAAAATTGCAACCATGGTTGATAATAACGCTTTTGAAATTGAAGTCCCTTTTTTATACAGTAGTCTGAAATGGTTGAAGAAAGGGAGT
The Prolixibacteraceae bacterium DNA segment above includes these coding regions:
- a CDS encoding HlyD family efflux transporter periplasmic adaptor subunit, coding for MLKRKIIVTLLAIVSLIVISILFSVSISSTAPKPKDVETVEKVIYVHAIPVAYNELQSPLKEQGRVLSKNIVLLTAEASGKLMIGDIPLKKGATFNKSQMLYHLYDKEDKLALKAQKSEFLTIVARMLPDIRVDFPESNEFIENFYRAIDLDKPLPELSMLKIERNDKLKTFLATRNFLNTYFRIKQNELRVSRFESFAPFNGTFLSVNVEVGGYVNPGQKIATMVDNNAFEIEVPFLYSSLKWLKKGSIVHILDDQNEALGKGKIVRISPFVDPATQSSSVFVSVSKKSCPDLYYGQYVNVQYDNIQLSDVMRLPRNALFNHNMVFVVEDGLLRKRAVKILKKEDYFVLINGLSRGVMVVDKPLVNMRENTRVQILKSSSK